In Paenibacillus sp. BIC5C1, a genomic segment contains:
- a CDS encoding DUF1146 family protein, with protein sequence MDTDLTNQLNQTLSTNGLVSIIVSLLCIALSWWALQNLKLDLIIRQPRGAQGRLLHLLLAIILGHAVSGFVIDYLSWTQMLRHLF encoded by the coding sequence ATGGATACTGACCTGACGAATCAATTGAACCAGACATTAAGTACGAATGGCTTAGTTTCGATTATCGTCTCTCTTTTATGTATAGCGTTGTCGTGGTGGGCATTGCAGAATCTCAAGCTGGATTTAATCATCAGGCAGCCACGAGGAGCACAGGGAAGACTGTTACATTTACTGTTGGCCATTATACTTGGGCATGCTGTTTCAGGCTTTGTCATTGACTATTTGTCATGGACACAAATGTTGCGCCATTTGTTTTAA
- a CDS encoding F0F1 ATP synthase subunit epsilon, whose product MSTFLLEIVTPERLVYSEQVDSITARGIEGELGILPGHIPMVTPLQIAPIYIKNGKENKRVAIGGGFIEVRKDKVVVLAESAEFPENIDVDRARAAKERAERRLSSQSNQDHFDHRRAEIALQKAVNRINVYGK is encoded by the coding sequence TTGAGCACCTTTTTGTTGGAAATCGTAACACCTGAGCGTCTGGTATATTCAGAACAAGTGGATAGTATCACGGCTCGTGGTATTGAAGGGGAGCTGGGCATTTTGCCAGGCCATATCCCTATGGTTACACCTTTACAGATCGCACCGATCTATATCAAAAACGGAAAAGAAAACAAACGCGTCGCTATTGGTGGCGGGTTTATCGAAGTCCGTAAAGATAAGGTTGTTGTGCTCGCAGAAAGTGCCGAATTCCCGGAAAATATCGATGTGGACCGTGCGCGTGCAGCGAAAGAGCGGGCAGAACGCCGTCTCAGCAGCCAAAGCAATCAGGACCATTTTGATCACCGCCGGGCAGAGATTGCTCTGCAAAAAGCGGTTAACCGGATCAACGTATACGGCAAATAA
- the atpD gene encoding F0F1 ATP synthase subunit beta produces MNKGRVVSIMGPVVDVEFDRGGLPEILNAITITTVSESGVSVNLTLEASKHLGDNRVRCIAMSSTDGLVRGMEAVDTGAPISVPVGEATLGRVFNVLGEAIDTGGTVAAAHKNPIHRSAPAFDELTTQAEMLETGIKVIDLLAPYAKGGKIGLFGGAGVGKTVTIQELINNIAQEHGGISVFAGVGERTREGNDLYHEMSDSGVINKTAMVFGQMNEPPGARLRVALTGLTMAEYFRDEEGRDVLLFIDNIFRFTQAGSEVSALLGRMPSAVGYQPTLATEMGQLQERITSTKKGSVTSIQAIYVPADDYTDPAPATTFAHLDATTNLERKISEMGIYPAVDPLASSSRILSPEVVGEEHYNVAQGVKRILARYNELQDIIAILGMDELSEEDRALVYRARKIQRFLSQPFHVAEAFNGIPGKYVPVKETVRSFKEILEGKHDDLPEAAFLFVGTIEEAVEKAKTLV; encoded by the coding sequence ATGAACAAAGGACGCGTTGTGAGCATCATGGGTCCGGTTGTTGACGTCGAGTTTGATCGCGGCGGTCTGCCGGAAATCCTCAATGCCATTACGATCACTACAGTAAGCGAAAGCGGCGTAAGTGTGAATCTGACACTCGAAGCTTCGAAACATCTGGGTGACAACCGGGTACGTTGTATCGCGATGTCCTCCACGGACGGACTCGTTCGTGGTATGGAAGCCGTAGATACAGGAGCTCCAATCTCTGTACCTGTTGGGGAAGCGACACTGGGTCGTGTATTTAACGTACTCGGCGAAGCTATTGATACTGGCGGCACTGTAGCTGCTGCACATAAAAATCCGATTCACCGCTCGGCTCCTGCATTTGATGAACTGACTACCCAGGCTGAAATGCTGGAGACAGGAATCAAAGTTATCGACTTGTTGGCTCCATACGCCAAAGGTGGTAAAATCGGTCTCTTCGGTGGTGCCGGTGTAGGTAAAACTGTAACGATTCAGGAATTGATCAACAACATCGCACAAGAACACGGCGGTATCTCCGTATTCGCAGGTGTTGGTGAGCGTACACGTGAAGGTAATGACTTGTATCATGAGATGAGTGATTCAGGCGTTATCAACAAAACAGCAATGGTCTTCGGACAAATGAACGAGCCTCCAGGCGCACGTCTTCGTGTAGCCCTCACAGGTCTGACCATGGCGGAATACTTCCGTGATGAAGAAGGCCGTGACGTGTTGCTCTTTATCGATAACATCTTCCGTTTCACCCAAGCAGGTTCAGAAGTATCTGCCTTGCTCGGACGTATGCCTTCCGCGGTAGGTTACCAACCAACGCTGGCAACGGAAATGGGTCAACTGCAAGAACGTATCACTTCGACCAAAAAAGGCTCGGTAACATCCATCCAGGCTATCTACGTGCCTGCGGATGACTATACTGACCCGGCTCCAGCAACGACGTTTGCCCACTTGGATGCAACGACGAACCTGGAGCGTAAAATTTCAGAGATGGGTATCTACCCTGCGGTAGATCCGTTGGCATCCAGCTCCCGGATCTTGTCCCCTGAAGTTGTAGGCGAAGAGCATTACAACGTAGCTCAAGGCGTTAAACGTATCTTGGCGCGTTACAATGAATTGCAGGATATTATTGCGATTCTCGGTATGGATGAGTTGAGTGAGGAAGACAGAGCACTCGTTTACCGTGCTCGTAAGATTCAACGTTTCTTGTCCCAGCCTTTCCACGTTGCTGAAGCATTTAACGGTATTCCGGGTAAATACGTTCCGGTTAAAGAAACGGTGCGCAGCTTTAAAGAAATTCTCGAAGGCAAGCACGACGATCTTCCGGAAGCAGCTTTCCTCTTCGTGGGTACAATTGAAGAGGCAGTGGAGAAAGCCAAAACACTGGTATAA
- the atpG gene encoding ATP synthase F1 subunit gamma yields the protein MAKGMREIKRQIKSVQSTKQITKAMEMVAAAKLRKAQEKAEAARPYSEKLKEVVASIASSTQGIQHPMLESRPVKKTAYLIITSDRGLAGGYNANILRQVNLTLKEKHNSQDDYELFVIGRKGRDYFRRREIAIASTTTDLSDSPAFADIKSIAHEAVQGFELAKFDELYICYNRFVNALTQIPTVEKLLPMETPEVTAAEGPTASYEYEPSAEAVLEVLLPRYAETLIYGALLNGKASELGAKMTAMGNATKNASKLINDLSLTYNRARQAAITQEITEIVAGANAAQG from the coding sequence ATGGCAAAAGGCATGCGCGAAATAAAGCGGCAAATTAAAAGCGTACAAAGCACCAAGCAGATCACCAAAGCAATGGAGATGGTTGCTGCTGCAAAACTGCGTAAAGCGCAGGAAAAAGCGGAAGCAGCTCGTCCTTATTCGGAGAAACTGAAAGAAGTTGTGGCTAGTATTGCATCAAGCACGCAGGGAATTCAACATCCGATGCTGGAGAGTCGTCCGGTCAAAAAGACAGCTTATCTAATCATTACATCGGACCGTGGTCTTGCGGGTGGTTACAATGCAAATATTTTGCGTCAGGTCAATCTGACACTCAAAGAAAAACACAACTCTCAGGATGACTACGAATTGTTCGTCATTGGGCGTAAAGGACGCGATTATTTCAGACGGCGCGAAATTGCGATCGCATCCACTACAACGGATCTATCCGATTCACCAGCATTTGCAGACATCAAATCCATCGCACACGAAGCTGTTCAAGGATTTGAGCTGGCTAAATTTGATGAATTGTACATTTGTTATAACCGCTTTGTGAATGCGTTGACCCAGATTCCTACGGTAGAAAAACTTCTTCCGATGGAAACACCTGAGGTAACTGCTGCGGAAGGACCGACGGCAAGCTACGAATACGAGCCTTCAGCTGAAGCTGTACTGGAAGTTCTGCTTCCGCGTTATGCGGAAACGCTGATCTACGGTGCACTTCTGAATGGTAAGGCGAGTGAGTTGGGTGCCAAAATGACTGCGATGGGTAATGCAACCAAAAATGCATCGAAACTCATCAACGACTTGTCATTGACCTATAACCGTGCTCGTCAAGCGGCGATTACGCAGGAGATTACGGAAATTGTGGCAGGTGCCAACGCAGCACAAGGCTAA
- the atpA gene encoding F0F1 ATP synthase subunit alpha, whose product MSIKPEEISTLIKSQIEQYKTDIDVVEVGTVIEVGDGIARVYGLENVMSNELVEFPSGVMGLAMNVEESNVGVVILGPYYDIREGDQVKRTGQIMQVPVGEALIGRVVNPLGIPVDGKGPIATTEFRPVEGKAPGVMDRKSVHEPMQTGIKAIDAMVPIGRGQRELIIGDRQTGKTSIAIDAILNQKGSGMKCIYVAIGQKQSTVAQVVETLRRKGAMEYTIVVTAAASDPSPLLYIAPYSGCSMGEYFMYKGEHVLVIYDDLTKQASAYRELSLLLRRPPGREAYPGDVFYLHSRLLERAAKLNDELGGGSLTALPFIETQASDVSAYIPTNVISITDGQIFLEADLFNAGQRPAINVGISVSRVGGSAQIKAMKKVAGSLRLDLAQYRELQAFSQFGSDLDKATQARLNRGARMMEILKQGVNQPLPVEQQVVSLYTAVKGFLDEIPTGDVTRFEQEFLAFMESSHPEILQSIRDTKELTADNENALKGAIEKFRKSFSVSV is encoded by the coding sequence TTGAGTATCAAACCAGAAGAAATCAGTACATTAATTAAGAGCCAGATCGAACAATACAAAACCGATATCGATGTAGTCGAAGTCGGGACAGTTATTGAGGTCGGTGATGGTATTGCTCGTGTATACGGACTTGAGAACGTAATGTCCAACGAGTTGGTTGAATTCCCAAGCGGTGTTATGGGACTCGCCATGAACGTGGAAGAGAGCAACGTTGGTGTCGTTATCCTGGGACCTTACTATGATATTCGTGAAGGCGACCAAGTAAAACGTACCGGTCAAATCATGCAAGTGCCTGTTGGCGAAGCATTGATTGGACGCGTTGTTAACCCGCTCGGTATTCCAGTGGATGGCAAAGGGCCAATCGCTACAACGGAATTCCGTCCGGTTGAAGGTAAAGCACCAGGCGTAATGGATCGTAAATCAGTTCATGAGCCGATGCAAACAGGGATCAAAGCCATTGATGCAATGGTTCCAATCGGTCGCGGACAACGTGAGTTGATCATCGGTGACCGTCAAACAGGTAAAACATCAATCGCAATTGATGCGATCCTGAACCAAAAAGGCAGCGGCATGAAATGTATCTACGTGGCTATCGGTCAAAAACAATCTACAGTTGCACAAGTCGTAGAAACTCTTCGTCGTAAAGGCGCAATGGAGTACACGATTGTTGTAACTGCAGCAGCATCTGACCCATCACCATTGTTGTACATCGCACCGTATTCCGGTTGTTCGATGGGTGAGTACTTTATGTACAAAGGTGAGCACGTTTTGGTTATCTACGATGATTTGACCAAACAAGCTTCCGCATATCGTGAACTCTCCTTGCTTCTTCGCCGTCCACCGGGTCGTGAGGCTTATCCGGGTGATGTCTTCTACTTGCACTCCCGTTTGCTGGAGCGTGCTGCGAAGCTGAATGATGAGCTTGGTGGTGGTTCTTTAACCGCACTGCCGTTCATTGAAACACAAGCTTCCGACGTATCTGCTTACATTCCGACGAACGTAATCTCCATTACGGACGGACAAATCTTCTTGGAAGCTGACTTGTTCAATGCTGGACAACGCCCGGCGATCAACGTAGGTATCTCCGTATCCCGTGTTGGTGGTTCTGCTCAGATTAAAGCGATGAAAAAGGTTGCAGGTTCCCTGCGTCTCGACCTCGCTCAATATCGTGAGCTTCAAGCGTTCTCCCAGTTCGGTTCCGATCTGGATAAAGCGACTCAGGCCCGCCTGAATCGTGGTGCTCGCATGATGGAAATCCTGAAACAGGGTGTGAACCAGCCTTTGCCTGTAGAACAACAGGTAGTCAGCTTGTACACAGCGGTTAAAGGATTCTTGGATGAAATTCCTACAGGTGATGTGACTCGTTTTGAACAAGAATTCCTGGCGTTCATGGAGAGCAGCCATCCTGAGATTCTTCAATCCATCCGTGATACTAAAGAATTGACTGCAGACAATGAGAATGCTCTGAAGGGCGCTATCGAGAAGTTCAGAAAGAGCTTTTCTGTCTCCGTCTAA
- a CDS encoding F0F1 ATP synthase subunit delta — MSRDTIVAKRYAKALFEVALQQQQVLEVEQELRVVVSALTGDADIEKFIVSPNISDEAKQNVLHSSLDGKVSEPVLRTVLLLIERGRVELLEALLNDYLKIQGESLGIADARVYSTYALNDEEKEAVAREFGGRVNKKIRIENFVDPTLLGGLKVAIGDTIYDGSLAGKLERLEQSFNRRVQ; from the coding sequence ATGAGCCGCGATACGATAGTTGCCAAGCGTTATGCGAAAGCATTGTTCGAAGTTGCTCTCCAGCAGCAGCAGGTACTTGAAGTTGAACAGGAACTGCGTGTGGTTGTCAGTGCATTGACCGGGGATGCTGATATCGAAAAATTTATCGTATCTCCCAACATCTCGGACGAAGCAAAGCAGAATGTCCTTCATTCAAGCCTTGATGGAAAGGTGTCCGAGCCTGTCCTTCGCACGGTTCTGCTGTTGATTGAGCGCGGACGCGTTGAATTGCTGGAAGCTTTGCTGAATGATTATCTGAAGATCCAAGGCGAGTCGCTCGGTATAGCTGATGCGCGCGTCTACTCGACTTATGCATTGAATGATGAAGAAAAAGAAGCGGTTGCCCGTGAATTCGGTGGCCGTGTGAATAAAAAGATTCGTATCGAGAATTTTGTTGATCCGACTCTGCTGGGCGGATTGAAAGTCGCCATTGGCGATACGATCTATGACGGCAGCTTGGCTGGCAAGCTCGAACGTCTTGAGCAGTCTTTTAACAGACGAGTACAGTAG
- the atpF gene encoding F0F1 ATP synthase subunit B has translation MSFVWENTLLAIIAFAILYWLLSRYAFGPLFSIMEKRRELVMTQMNEAAQTREQAIAYVEEQKQALEQARKDAYDIIEQSKQTGGKQAESILADAKAEANRLKDDAVREIESEKNKAVAALRSELGTASVQIASKLIKKEVENGPAQEELVNQYLNEVGGRQ, from the coding sequence TTGAGTTTCGTATGGGAAAATACGCTTCTTGCGATTATTGCATTTGCAATTTTATATTGGCTGCTTAGCCGTTATGCTTTTGGGCCTTTGTTCTCCATAATGGAAAAACGTCGTGAACTCGTGATGACGCAGATGAATGAGGCTGCTCAGACTCGGGAACAGGCCATTGCCTATGTGGAGGAACAAAAACAAGCTCTGGAGCAAGCGCGCAAAGATGCTTACGACATCATTGAACAGTCCAAACAAACGGGCGGTAAACAAGCCGAATCGATCTTGGCTGATGCGAAAGCAGAAGCTAATCGTCTCAAAGACGATGCTGTACGTGAGATTGAGAGTGAGAAGAACAAAGCGGTCGCAGCGCTTCGCAGCGAACTGGGTACAGCTTCCGTTCAAATCGCTTCCAAATTGATCAAAAAAGAAGTTGAGAACGGTCCTGCACAAGAGGAACTTGTGAACCAATACCTCAATGAGGTAGGAGGCCGACAATGA
- the atpE gene encoding F0F1 ATP synthase subunit C, producing MGAMALIAAAIVAGLGAFGAGIGNGMVISKTVEGIARQPEAKSTLQTTMFIGVGLIEVLPIIGVVLAFMFYGMA from the coding sequence ATGGGAGCAATGGCATTAATCGCAGCAGCAATTGTTGCAGGACTGGGCGCATTTGGCGCAGGTATTGGTAACGGTATGGTAATCAGCAAAACGGTGGAAGGTATCGCTCGTCAACCGGAAGCGAAATCCACTCTTCAAACAACAATGTTTATCGGTGTAGGTCTGATCGAGGTATTGCCGATCATCGGTGTGGTACTGGCGTTCATGTTCTACGGTATGGCTTAA
- the atpB gene encoding F0F1 ATP synthase subunit A produces the protein MHEAPIIMLGGFRLDLSVLLMLVVTGALVFIFAVLATRRLSVENPGKLQNFMEWAVEFVRNLISSTMDMKKGKHFISLALSMIMFIFVGNMLGLPFQAVTEVTEVSQAQVFNQPIVTAVDAFNEAHAKDPEAHPHVELAWWKSPTADLSVTMGLALVAFLVSHGLGLFRNTRGYLQHYLKPFALFLPINLIETASKLLTHGMRLFANIFAGEVLITTILKLTTFKVFGAIAAIPLLMVWQGFSIFIGAIQAFVFVILMMVYISQSIETHDEH, from the coding sequence ATGCATGAAGCTCCAATTATTATGCTTGGCGGATTTCGACTGGATCTATCGGTTCTGTTGATGCTGGTTGTTACAGGTGCACTTGTTTTCATTTTTGCTGTACTGGCAACACGTAGATTATCCGTTGAAAATCCCGGCAAGCTGCAAAATTTTATGGAGTGGGCAGTAGAATTCGTCCGCAATCTGATTTCCAGCACGATGGATATGAAGAAAGGGAAACATTTTATCTCTCTCGCTCTTTCCATGATTATGTTCATTTTTGTAGGTAATATGCTAGGTCTTCCGTTTCAGGCGGTTACTGAAGTTACGGAGGTTAGTCAGGCGCAGGTATTCAATCAACCGATTGTCACTGCTGTTGATGCGTTTAACGAAGCGCATGCCAAGGACCCTGAAGCACATCCACACGTTGAACTGGCTTGGTGGAAATCACCGACAGCCGACTTGTCTGTAACGATGGGACTGGCACTCGTAGCATTCCTGGTATCTCATGGACTCGGATTGTTCCGTAACACAAGAGGATATCTCCAGCATTATCTTAAACCGTTCGCCTTGTTCTTGCCGATCAACCTGATAGAGACGGCATCCAAGCTGCTGACACACGGAATGCGTTTGTTCGCGAATATTTTCGCGGGCGAGGTACTGATTACAACGATCCTGAAGCTGACCACGTTCAAAGTGTTTGGCGCCATTGCAGCGATTCCGTTGCTTATGGTGTGGCAGGGCTTTAGTATCTTTATCGGCGCAATCCAGGCATTTGTTTTTGTAATCTTGATGATGGTGTACATTTCACAAAGTATCGAGACGCATGACGAACATTAA
- a CDS encoding ATP synthase subunit I has product MSELTRYRRMMTVFIMYFLMICFLAAAFMPRVETIALGLALGTGISWINAFYLGFKVRKMSDDAAEGNLKRVNLGFLTRAALAVLGIFISMRFPQYFNTYAVAGGLVIAQFSLLIIGIVYSRRAE; this is encoded by the coding sequence ATGAGTGAACTAACCAGATACCGCAGAATGATGACTGTTTTCATCATGTACTTTCTTATGATTTGTTTTCTCGCAGCGGCCTTTATGCCACGTGTGGAGACAATTGCTTTGGGACTGGCCCTGGGTACAGGAATTAGCTGGATCAATGCATTTTACCTGGGCTTCAAAGTAAGGAAAATGTCTGATGATGCGGCAGAAGGTAACTTGAAGCGTGTGAACCTGGGATTTTTGACAAGAGCGGCACTCGCAGTGCTCGGTATCTTCATATCGATGCGCTTTCCGCAGTACTTCAATACATATGCGGTTGCAGGCGGTCTGGTCATTGCACAATTTTCCTTACTGATTATAGGGATCGTCTATTCCCGCAGAGCAGAATGA
- a CDS encoding AtpZ/AtpI family protein, whose protein sequence is MADSNKPNSSRNHDDNVWKAMGLVTAFGIEIAILAVAGYYVGSWLDKTIGGSGIWIAVSVLFFLAAGGVSIYFIAKKFMGESDE, encoded by the coding sequence ATGGCCGATTCGAACAAACCAAATTCATCCCGTAACCATGATGATAATGTGTGGAAGGCAATGGGGCTCGTGACAGCTTTTGGAATCGAGATTGCCATTCTCGCTGTTGCCGGATATTACGTCGGCTCCTGGTTGGACAAGACCATCGGGGGTAGCGGAATATGGATCGCCGTAAGCGTTCTCTTTTTTTTGGCAGCAGGCGGCGTAAGCATCTACTTTATCGCGAAAAAATTCATGGGGGAAAGTGATGAGTGA
- the wecB gene encoding non-hydrolyzing UDP-N-acetylglucosamine 2-epimerase, which translates to MSKKIKVMTIFGVRPEAIKMAPLILELQKHPESIESIVCVTAQHRQMLDQVLEVFNIHPDYDLDVMKDRQTLNEITIRVLGGLEPVLREAKPDIVLVHGDTLTTFVASYAAFLQQIQVGHVEAGLRTWNKLSPYPEEMNRQLTGVLADLHFAPTDWSASNLAKENKSESSTYVTGNTVTDVFQYTVRQDYTHPVLDWAQGKRLVLMTAHRRESQGEPHRNIFQAVKRIADEFEDIAIVYPVHLSPAVKEPAHAILGNHPRIQLIDPLDVVDLHNFYPHTHLILTDSGGLQEEAPSFGVPVLVLRDTTERPEGIEAGTLELVGTDEERVYERTKALLTDETLYASMSQAANPYGDGHASERIVNAILHHFGVNSERPESFHRKFKK; encoded by the coding sequence ATGTCCAAGAAAATTAAAGTCATGACGATATTCGGGGTGCGCCCGGAAGCCATCAAGATGGCTCCGCTTATTTTGGAACTGCAGAAACATCCCGAATCTATTGAATCGATCGTATGCGTTACTGCACAGCATCGTCAGATGCTGGATCAGGTTCTTGAAGTATTCAATATACATCCAGACTACGATCTGGATGTAATGAAAGATCGCCAGACGCTGAATGAAATTACGATTCGTGTGCTGGGAGGTCTGGAGCCGGTTTTGCGTGAAGCAAAGCCGGATATCGTGTTGGTTCACGGTGATACGCTGACAACGTTTGTAGCCAGCTATGCTGCGTTCCTGCAGCAGATCCAGGTGGGGCATGTGGAAGCAGGTCTTCGCACATGGAACAAGCTCTCTCCATACCCGGAAGAAATGAATCGTCAGTTAACCGGAGTGCTTGCTGACTTGCATTTTGCGCCTACGGACTGGTCTGCTTCCAATCTTGCCAAAGAAAATAAATCGGAGTCTAGTACGTATGTCACAGGCAACACGGTAACAGATGTGTTTCAATATACAGTACGGCAGGATTACACACATCCGGTACTAGATTGGGCACAGGGCAAGCGTCTTGTGCTGATGACAGCTCACCGCCGTGAATCCCAAGGCGAGCCTCACCGTAACATTTTCCAGGCCGTCAAACGGATTGCCGACGAGTTTGAGGATATTGCCATCGTGTATCCGGTGCATCTAAGTCCTGCTGTGAAGGAGCCGGCTCACGCGATTTTGGGGAATCACCCCCGTATTCAACTTATTGATCCACTAGACGTGGTGGATTTGCATAACTTTTACCCGCATACTCACTTGATTTTGACAGATTCAGGCGGTTTGCAGGAAGAAGCGCCTTCGTTTGGTGTGCCTGTTCTTGTCCTTCGGGATACAACGGAGCGCCCGGAAGGAATTGAGGCTGGAACACTGGAGCTGGTGGGTACCGATGAGGAACGTGTATATGAGCGGACCAAAGCTCTGCTTACAGACGAAACACTGTATGCAAGCATGAGTCAGGCTGCCAATCCGTATGGTGATGGACATGCTTCGGAAAGAATTGTCAATGCGATTTTGCATCATTTTGGTGTGAATAGTGAACGTCCGGAATCATTTCACAGAAAATTCAAAAAATAA
- the upp gene encoding uracil phosphoribosyltransferase, with amino-acid sequence MGKLVICDHPLIQHKLTFIRDMRTNTKDFRELVDEVATLMAYEITRDVELETIDVQTPVAETQGKVISGRMLGLVPILRAGLGMLDGVVKLLPAAKVGHVGLFRDPETLQPVEYYTKLPTDVTERQLIVIDPMLATGGSAIAAIDVLKKRGCTQIKMMNLVAAPEGVKAVQDAHPDVDIYVAALDDRLDDHGYIVPGLGDAGDRLYGTK; translated from the coding sequence ATGGGAAAATTAGTAATATGTGATCACCCTTTGATTCAACACAAACTGACGTTTATACGCGACATGCGTACGAATACGAAAGATTTTCGTGAATTGGTGGATGAAGTGGCAACACTGATGGCTTATGAGATTACAAGAGATGTTGAGCTGGAGACTATTGATGTACAGACACCAGTAGCTGAAACACAAGGGAAAGTAATTTCTGGACGTATGCTTGGGCTGGTTCCGATTTTGCGTGCGGGCCTTGGGATGCTGGATGGCGTTGTTAAATTGCTGCCAGCGGCAAAAGTAGGACATGTAGGTTTGTTCCGTGACCCGGAAACCCTGCAACCTGTTGAGTACTACACCAAGCTGCCTACAGACGTTACAGAGCGTCAGTTGATTGTCATCGACCCGATGCTGGCAACTGGCGGTTCGGCCATTGCTGCTATTGACGTGCTCAAAAAACGCGGCTGCACGCAAATCAAAATGATGAACCTGGTGGCAGCTCCTGAAGGAGTAAAAGCTGTTCAGGATGCGCATCCGGATGTAGACATCTACGTTGCTGCGCTGGACGATCGTCTGGATGATCACGGCTATATCGTTCCCGGACTGGGAGATGCAGGAGACCGTCTATACGGCACTAAATAA
- the glyA gene encoding serine hydroxymethyltransferase, translating into MEQLRKNDPAVLEAMNLELKRQQNNIELIASENIVSEAVIEAMGSVLTNKYAEGYPGKRYYGGCEHVDIVEDIARDRAKELFGAEHVNVQPHSGAQANMAVYLAALKPGDTVLGMNLAHGGHLTHGSPVNASGLLYNFVAYGVQEDTFLIDYDEVRKAAFKHRPRMIVAGASAYPRTIDFEKLASIANDVGALFMVDMAHIAGLVAAGLHPSPVPHAHFVTTTTHKTLRGPRGGMILCRKAWAAAIDKAVFPGSQGGPLMHVIASKAVAFGEALQPSFKTYAENVVKNAQVLAETLIAEGLNIVSGGTDNHLMLIDTRSVNITGKEAEHVLDSIGITVNKNAIPFDPTSPFVTSGIRIGTPAATSRGMNEEAMVAIGKIIAKTLKNPKDAAKLDEARAEVTALTDQFPLYTDLKY; encoded by the coding sequence ATGGAACAATTGCGCAAGAATGACCCGGCAGTACTGGAAGCGATGAATCTTGAACTGAAACGTCAACAAAACAACATTGAGCTGATCGCGTCTGAGAACATCGTAAGCGAAGCGGTTATCGAGGCAATGGGATCTGTACTTACCAACAAGTACGCTGAAGGATATCCGGGCAAACGTTACTACGGTGGTTGTGAGCATGTTGATATCGTAGAAGATATCGCGCGTGATCGTGCCAAAGAATTGTTTGGAGCAGAACATGTGAATGTTCAACCTCACTCCGGTGCACAAGCGAACATGGCAGTATACCTTGCGGCTCTGAAACCAGGTGATACCGTTCTGGGTATGAACCTTGCACATGGCGGACACCTCACACATGGTAGCCCGGTTAACGCTTCCGGTTTGCTGTACAATTTCGTGGCATACGGTGTACAAGAAGATACATTCCTGATTGATTATGATGAAGTGCGCAAAGCGGCATTTAAACATCGCCCTCGTATGATCGTTGCAGGTGCAAGTGCATATCCGCGTACCATTGATTTTGAAAAGCTGGCTTCCATCGCCAATGATGTAGGCGCTTTGTTCATGGTGGATATGGCTCACATCGCAGGACTGGTTGCTGCTGGTTTGCATCCAAGCCCGGTTCCACATGCGCATTTCGTAACGACAACTACACACAAAACGCTGCGTGGACCTCGTGGTGGTATGATTCTGTGCCGCAAAGCTTGGGCAGCAGCGATTGATAAAGCGGTATTCCCGGGTTCCCAAGGTGGACCTTTGATGCACGTGATTGCTTCCAAAGCGGTAGCATTCGGTGAAGCATTGCAACCTTCGTTCAAAACGTATGCAGAGAATGTCGTGAAAAACGCACAGGTTCTGGCTGAAACATTGATCGCTGAAGGATTGAACATCGTATCCGGTGGTACAGACAACCACTTGATGCTGATCGACACACGCAGCGTGAATATCACAGGTAAAGAAGCCGAGCATGTACTTGATTCCATCGGCATTACCGTGAACAAAAATGCAATTCCGTTTGATCCAACCAGCCCATTTGTAACGAGCGGTATCCGTATCGGTACACCTGCAGCAACTTCCCGTGGTATGAACGAAGAAGCGATGGTAGCTATTGGTAAGATCATTGCCAAAACATTGAAAAACCCTAAAGATGCAGCTAAATTGGACGAAGCCCGTGCTGAAGTAACGGCGCTTACCGACCAATTCCCACTCTACACAGACCTTAAATACTAA